The genome window CTTCCAACCACAGTCTAAAGTTTTGGGTGTAAAGTCCTGTATATTCCATACAGAACAAGACTATATCAAACCCCTTGCTTACCTTTGCCACCCATGAACCAATTTTCTTGAAACCTGCATTGTTGTTGCTCACCTTTATATGGGCTTTCTTCCAATCAATGCTTTCTCCGTCATAATAAGCAAGGTCGAGAGTCTGCTTTGAGACATCCACGCCTATGTAAAGTTCTTTATCCATAATTTTGACATTTAATAGTTAAATGGAATCAAGAAAGTTGGCTGGATTATATAAGGACTATGACATGAGAAAGGGCATACCTTGAAAGAAAGATAGTTCACCTTAACACCCATTAACCAAATATCCTAACTTGATTCCTGGGTGCAAAGGTAAAAGATTCCTGGGTGCAAAGGTAAAAGAAAGAAAGAGTCAGGAGATCGGCATTGCTTCCTACTATTGCAGGTGTCAACTTGTAAGCTGTCTCTACGGTCTTGATAGCAGCAGCCGGTTTTTCAACCTCAACGAATTCGAAGGCACTGGTCAGACTGCTTTGCCAATATGGAGCAGCAACATCTGCTTCTGTCTGATACTTCTTGTCTGCATGATTGCACAAAGCATAAGCAACGCTAGAACTTCCCGTTACAGATGGATAAGATCCCTTGAATGAGAAAGTACCCAATGCTTTGTCTGCATCAAAGACATCCCCCGATTCGAGTTGTACAGCAGAACCATCCAGTTTGGCAATTGTAAGTTTGCTTACTTCTGCACCTGCATCAGCTGTCACTCCATTGACATTCAGCATATTGTCATCAGCATCACCCAAGGTGAAGACTCCACTATGGTCTAACGCCTCAAACGCAGAAGCTTCATCAATATTGTCTACCAATTGAACCTGGTTGTTACTTACGGCAAGATACTTTCGTTCATTCTTCTTATTTACACTGGCTATCTTATACCACTTCTTGTTCTCTGGAAGAAGAACATCAGTTTCATTATAATAAGCATCAATAGCAGCCTTGAATTCTGCATCTGTTGATGCCTCATTCCCGACAACTTCGTTCAAAGCGACATAAGCGGCACTGGTAACCTTAGGATAGCCCACCGAATTATTCTGCAACAATTTCAGAGCTTTCAAATATGCGGCAGAACCGACAACAACATATTCTACATCAAAAGCCTTATTGTAGCGTTCCCATTCGGCATCGCCCTTCTTGTCGTTGCAAACTACATTAGCAGGCACAATAAGTTTATAAGTACCCATCTTTGAGATAGCACCTGCAGCGCCCTGTATTTCAAAATTAACTTTCGTATCAGATGCCTTGACAGCCTTTGCTGTCAGATAGTCGTTACCATCTTTCAGTAATTTCACGCTGGCAGCCTCATCTACATATCCAACCTTCTCTCCGAAGTCTACGGCAATAGTAAGAGGTAAAGTTTCAATGGTTCCCGCTGCAGGAGTAATCGAAACAGGACTCAAAGGAGCCTTGATGACAAAAGAGAATTTCATTTCCTTGTTCTCAAAGCCTTCCTTATCAACAAAACTCTTTGCAGGAACCGTAAGTATATATGTACCATTCTTTGCTATCTGGCTAGCAGCAGATAAGGTTACCACATTGTCTTTTACAGTAGCCGAAAGCGTTTGGCTGCTCGTTCCATCAGAGAGTGTGATTTTGGATGCATCTTTAACCAGCATGTTGCGGTCGAATGTAAGATGCATGTTTTCAAAGTACTCTAAAACACTGCTATTCTCCAAATCACCTGTAGCTGTCAGAATGGTAGACGGCATGGTATAGAGTACCGTAATCTTTTTTAATTGAGCATTCGAAAAACTGTTTTTGTATATTAAGTCATGGATATCCTGCTTTTTATCATTAATCCATGTCTTGTATCCATCTTCCTGACTTCCTAATTCATCGTCTGTCACTCGAAGATCACCTACAGTACTACCTTCGGAGAAAGATACTCTGTCAAGACGTCCGATAACAGGTGCATGCACTTTCATCAAAGCCTGCTGACTGACTTTGAGATAATAGGAGATATCATGAGTATAGATGTTAGTAAAGTTAACGATGGCTGTACCCAATCCCTGATTACCCCACTCAAAATCAATAGTAATGTCGCCATTAGAGAAAACATTATCAGTAACGGGAACTTCATTACTATTACCTTCAGGTGGAGTTATGGAAGGAGTAAGGCTGAGTGGCTGACTGAAATCAAATACAGCAGTGCGCTGTATCTGAGCCCAACCGGGTGCAGACACACAAGCCAGTAATATGACAAACAATGATTTCTTCATAATAGGTAAGTTTAAATGTTTTATTAGCGCATGTTCATATCTATTTCGTCAGTAGCCGTCTTTACACACAGTTTCCAAGTGCCGTCTACTTTCACAGGATTGAACATATAAGCTGTCTTTGCCGGTTCAGCGGTTCCAGCCTGTTTTGCCGTTGCAAAGGTAACATCATATTTCACATCATTGCAGCCTTGCAACTGGAATGAGTAATATACGCGTGTATAATCCAATACAGGGAACATCTTAAACTTGTTAAGATATCTTTGTCTTGTTTCTTCTGTGAGAGGTTTCACTTCTTGCGTAGAATCGGTATATTCATGCAAATTGGCAAGCACTGCGTTATAATCCTTTGCCTTGAGTTGCGCCATGGCATCATCACAAAGTTTCAACATAGCAGCCGTATCTTCTTCAGTCAATTCGCTTCTGAATTCATCAACCTGCTGTTCGCGACTTTTCTTTTTCTCACCGCATGAGCATAATGAGAAGACCAATATAGCCAAGAGAGAATATAATATAGTTTTTTTCATACCCGTCACATTTTTAAATAAAAAGAGGGTGCGCCGCTCTTTTAGGCACACCCTCTAATTAGAGCTTAATTATTAATTTTCTTTTCAATAAATGTCTTAATCACCAATTGTACACTTGATAGTGAACTCAACCTTAGTAGTAAACTCACCCCACTCGTAAGCGATAGTGATAGGAACTCTTACCTTGAAGGTTTCTACGTTAACACCATTGTTGTAGTACCAGATAGTACCGAACTTAGCCTTATTAGCCTCCATGAAGGTTGCCAAATCAGCATTCTTACTTTCAGAGTTGTAAGGTGTCAAATCGAAGGTGTAAGTTTCTAGACCCTTTTTCTTATATGCTGTAGCAATACCGTTTGGATTACCGCATCTGAGTTCAACGTCTTCACTAATCTGATCCATTGTAGGACCGCCGCCAAGAGTTGTCTCAACGTTAGCAGGTGTAGTATCGATCGTAATAGACTTCACATTGTAGTAACCCCAGAACCAGAGGTGGTCACCCCACATATTACTCTGGTTAGCTACACAACCTGCCTCAGAAACAGTAGCAGTATTCCAACCACGCCAGTCGTACAACTTGAAGAGATCAAGAGCGTAGATAACGTTACCATTGGTGTTAGCATCGATACGTGGCTCTGTAGCAACATCAATCAAGTTGATTGGACGCTCCCAAGATGTCAGGAAGATACCATCCTTAACAAACTCAGCTACACCACAAGTATTCTTAGTTACAACACCTACCCAAGAGCGGAGCTCCTTCTGGATATTAGCATTCGCAGGCTCATAACCAATCGCATTCAAGACAGCCTTTGTTGTTTCATTCTTTATCAATGTAATCTCACTAGTAGCAGGATCCAATGTTGCAATTTTAACATAAGAAGTACCCTTTACTGCATAGAGATCTTCATTCATGAATGCACCATCTGCGTAGTCAATAGCACAACCCTCAAGAGTTTCCTGCAACTTAGCCTTGCTGAATACGTGAGAGTCGCCAGTGATATACTTGCAGAACAACTTGTTCCACTTGGTATCAGCAGCACTGCTCTGTGGAGTGATTGTATAACCACCAACTACAACAGGCTCAGGAACGAAGTAATACTTGTGAGGACCTACTAACTTAGCAACTTTACCCTTCAAAGTAGAAGTAACCTTGCGGCTAATACCTAAGATATCGCCACCATCTGTAGGCTCCTTAACATCGAAGATAACAGCTTCCTTGCCATTTGCAGAACCATCAAGTCCCTTCCAGTACTCAGGAATCAACTCACCGAATGTCTGGTTCTTATTGATACGTGACAAGTTGTAAGTCAACTTAACATAGATGTAAGGATACTTAGCCTTTGCATTACCAATGTAACGTACATAGCGAGTTACAGTAACAGGATTAGCCTGATCATGAGTCAACTTCTCAAGATCTTCAGCAGACAAATGCCACTTAAACGCATGGTTAGTTGTACCCTCTGTATTAGCGAAGTACTCAATATGACCAAGATCATCAGCAGCGTCGTATGTACCACCCTTCTCAGGAGCAGCCTTGAACATCTTCAGATCCTTAGTAGTATTACCAGCAGCATCAGAACCGAAATTACCCTTATCATCAATAGTATACTGCTCATCGAAGTCCTTCTTTGTCATATTCTCAAGACCCTCTGTCAATACAGTTGCAGAGAACTGAGCCCATGTAGTCTTCAAATCATCAATACCATTGCAGAGGTCGAACTTAGCATCCTTTGTCAACAAATCAATTGCCTTATTAGGAGCAACCTCAGGGTTCTGACGTGTAATGTGAATCAAGATGTAACCATCCAAAACCACCTGGTCACCACGCTTAACGAGTACCTGAACCAATGGCTCACGGTCGATAGAAGTAGCAGACTCTGAAGATGGATTACCGCTTGCATCAACATTCCATGCACGGAGAATACCAGCGTCTTTGTTAACCCACTTAGCATAACGGCTATCAATTGTTGCGTTACCGTCTACCTTGTATTCAACGAGGTTGAACTGATATGTCAAGCCCCATTCCTTACCTTCTTCTAATGACATCTCCTTCAGGTTAACACCAAGCTTATTAGGAGTACCAGGAGTAAACTGCTTAACATCCTCTACCAACATGTGGAGTCCGAGGTAGCTTGCAATATCAATACCCTCAGCGCTGTTATAGTAAAGTTCAAGAGCTGCACCATCTGGATCTGCCAAAGCCTCCTGAGGTGAGTCATAAACGTGAACCTTCTTGGTAACATCATCAGCAGTTGTGCCGAAGTACTTATCTACAGGAATACCAGTTTCGTCACCCATACGGGTATTAGGCAAGCCTAATCCAGCATAATGAGGTTTCAATCTCCAGTACAAAGCCTCGAGGTAAGCCTTCTGTGGCTGAATTAAAGCATAATCAGAAGTAACCTTGCCTTCAGCTACTGTACTTGCAGCTGTCTTTGCCTGCAAAGCAATCGTATTAGCTGTCTCATTCTTATCTTTAACAGTTGGGAATGGTTCCAACATTTCAGGATGCTGAATCTTCAAACCTGCTGTTACAATACCATTAGAAGTATTGAAGAGAGCCTTACCTGCATCGTTCAACTCTGGAGAAGTAATATTTCCAAGCACTGAAGCTGTAGCACGAGTATGATAATTCAAGATTGTTGGCTCAAGGAGATTGAAGCCCGCAATATCCTCGTATGCCATATCAGCATTTGATGGATTCATGTGATACTTAACACCCCAAGCAGGACCATAATTGTACAAAGTTGCAGTAGCTGGAGCAATGGCTGACGAATTGTTCAATCTGTCTGGCAAATAGTTATCAAGACCTGTGATTGTCTTATGGGCACCACCAGTAGTAGTCAAGCGGCTAAGACCAGTCAAATTTTCCTTATGCTCTAAGTATTCACCATGCAAGTAGTCATAAGTCAAAGTCTCAATACCATCCAAGTAGAGATTTGGCATGAATACCAAGCCTGTCAAATCACCAGTAAGTGAAATAACGACCTTTTCACCAGAAATACCCTTAACACCTGTGAGGATCAAGTTTTGCTTATCCAAAGTAGCGGTGATAGAGTTTGGAGTTTCTGAAACAAACTGAACGTCACTGCGTCTTACCTTCTTGCCATCCTTGTAGATATCGAAGTAACCAGATTCTGCATCAGGAACATAGTACTCATAAGATGCTGCGGATGCGCTTGTGCCTGCATCACCCTTGTCACCCTTGACGCCTTGATCGCCCTTGTCACCCTTGACGCCTTGATCGCCCTTGTCGCCCTTGACGCCTTTGCTGCCCCTCAAAAAGTAGACACAGAAAGGTGGAAAACTGATGGAAAATGATTACCTTTGCAAGCAGATAGAGTTGTGTGCCCTGTAGAGAGGGCGTAGCCCGAACGTAAGGGCACACAACTTGCCG of Segatella copri contains these proteins:
- a CDS encoding collagen-like protein gives rise to the protein MRGSKGVKGDKGDQGVKGDKGDQGVKGDKGDAGTSASAASYEYYVPDAESGYFDIYKDGKKVRRSDVQFVSETPNSITATLDKQNLILTGVKGISGEKVVISLTGDLTGLVFMPNLYLDGIETLTYDYLHGEYLEHKENLTGLSRLTTTGGAHKTITGLDNYLPDRLNNSSAIAPATATLYNYGPAWGVKYHMNPSNADMAYEDIAGFNLLEPTILNYHTRATASVLGNITSPELNDAGKALFNTSNGIVTAGLKIQHPEMLEPFPTVKDKNETANTIALQAKTAASTVAEGKVTSDYALIQPQKAYLEALYWRLKPHYAGLGLPNTRMGDETGIPVDKYFGTTADDVTKKVHVYDSPQEALADPDGAALELYYNSAEGIDIASYLGLHMLVEDVKQFTPGTPNKLGVNLKEMSLEEGKEWGLTYQFNLVEYKVDGNATIDSRYAKWVNKDAGILRAWNVDASGNPSSESATSIDREPLVQVLVKRGDQVVLDGYILIHITRQNPEVAPNKAIDLLTKDAKFDLCNGIDDLKTTWAQFSATVLTEGLENMTKKDFDEQYTIDDKGNFGSDAAGNTTKDLKMFKAAPEKGGTYDAADDLGHIEYFANTEGTTNHAFKWHLSAEDLEKLTHDQANPVTVTRYVRYIGNAKAKYPYIYVKLTYNLSRINKNQTFGELIPEYWKGLDGSANGKEAVIFDVKEPTDGGDILGISRKVTSTLKGKVAKLVGPHKYYFVPEPVVVGGYTITPQSSAADTKWNKLFCKYITGDSHVFSKAKLQETLEGCAIDYADGAFMNEDLYAVKGTSYVKIATLDPATSEITLIKNETTKAVLNAIGYEPANANIQKELRSWVGVVTKNTCGVAEFVKDGIFLTSWERPINLIDVATEPRIDANTNGNVIYALDLFKLYDWRGWNTATVSEAGCVANQSNMWGDHLWFWGYYNVKSITIDTTPANVETTLGGGPTMDQISEDVELRCGNPNGIATAYKKKGLETYTFDLTPYNSESKNADLATFMEANKAKFGTIWYYNNGVNVETFKVRVPITIAYEWGEFTTKVEFTIKCTIGD
- a CDS encoding Ig-like domain-containing protein, encoding MKKSLFVILLACVSAPGWAQIQRTAVFDFSQPLSLTPSITPPEGNSNEVPVTDNVFSNGDITIDFEWGNQGLGTAIVNFTNIYTHDISYYLKVSQQALMKVHAPVIGRLDRVSFSEGSTVGDLRVTDDELGSQEDGYKTWINDKKQDIHDLIYKNSFSNAQLKKITVLYTMPSTILTATGDLENSSVLEYFENMHLTFDRNMLVKDASKITLSDGTSSQTLSATVKDNVVTLSAASQIAKNGTYILTVPAKSFVDKEGFENKEMKFSFVIKAPLSPVSITPAAGTIETLPLTIAVDFGEKVGYVDEAASVKLLKDGNDYLTAKAVKASDTKVNFEIQGAAGAISKMGTYKLIVPANVVCNDKKGDAEWERYNKAFDVEYVVVGSAAYLKALKLLQNNSVGYPKVTSAAYVALNEVVGNEASTDAEFKAAIDAYYNETDVLLPENKKWYKIASVNKKNERKYLAVSNNQVQLVDNIDEASAFEALDHSGVFTLGDADDNMLNVNGVTADAGAEVSKLTIAKLDGSAVQLESGDVFDADKALGTFSFKGSYPSVTGSSSVAYALCNHADKKYQTEADVAAPYWQSSLTSAFEFVEVEKPAAAIKTVETAYKLTPAIVGSNADLLTLSFFYLCTQESFTFAPRNQVRIFG